The Bacillus sp. Y1 genome has a window encoding:
- a CDS encoding alpha-ketoacid dehydrogenase subunit beta, with amino-acid sequence MTRKLSMSAAINEAMKLAMRKDENVILMGEDVAGGAQVDHLQDEDAWGGVLGVTKGLVQEFGRDRILDTPISEAGYMGAAMAAASTGLRPIAELMFNDFIGSCLDEVLNQGAKFRYMFGGKAQVPVTIRTMHGAGFRAAAQHSQSLYALFTAIPGVKVVVPSTPYEAKGLLLASIEDNDPVIFFEDKTLYNMTGDVPEGYYTIPLGKADIKREGSDVTIVAIGKQVHIALEAAATLAASGIEVEVVDPRSLSPLDEETILSSVSKTNRLIVIDEANPRCSIATDIAALVADKGFDTLDAPIKRITAPHTPVPFSPPLEDIYLPKPERVVKVVSELLGTPIEV; translated from the coding sequence ATGACAAGAAAATTGAGTATGTCAGCTGCAATCAATGAGGCTATGAAACTAGCGATGCGAAAAGATGAAAATGTCATTTTAATGGGTGAGGATGTTGCTGGAGGAGCGCAAGTTGACCATCTACAGGATGAAGATGCATGGGGCGGTGTACTAGGAGTAACAAAAGGGCTAGTACAGGAATTTGGTCGTGACCGAATTTTAGATACTCCAATTTCAGAAGCTGGTTATATGGGGGCAGCCATGGCAGCGGCTTCCACAGGGCTCAGACCAATTGCGGAGCTCATGTTTAATGACTTTATCGGAAGCTGTTTAGATGAAGTATTAAATCAGGGAGCAAAGTTCCGTTATATGTTTGGTGGGAAAGCACAGGTGCCTGTGACGATTCGGACGATGCATGGAGCAGGTTTTAGAGCAGCAGCCCAGCATTCTCAAAGTTTGTATGCGCTGTTTACTGCGATTCCAGGTGTGAAAGTGGTTGTTCCATCTACCCCATATGAAGCCAAGGGATTATTGCTTGCGTCCATTGAAGATAATGACCCAGTCATCTTTTTTGAGGATAAAACACTTTATAACATGACAGGTGATGTTCCAGAAGGATATTATACGATTCCATTAGGAAAAGCAGATATCAAACGCGAAGGTTCTGATGTGACGATCGTTGCAATCGGGAAGCAGGTGCATATCGCATTAGAAGCTGCAGCCACACTTGCAGCAAGTGGAATTGAAGTGGAGGTAGTAGATCCTCGAAGTCTTTCACCATTAGACGAAGAAACGATTCTTTCGTCGGTATCAAAAACGAATCGACTGATCGTTATTGATGAAGCAAATCCAAGATGTAGTATTGCAACAGACATCGCAGCGCTTGTCGCAGATAAAGGGTTTGACACCCTTGATGCACCAATTAAGCGGATCACTGCACCACATACTCCAGTACCATTCTCGCCTCCATTAGAGGACATTTATTTACCGAAGCCAGAACGTGTGGTCAAAGTGGTGTCTGAATTGTTAGGTACACCAATTGAAGTATAG
- a CDS encoding dihydrolipoamide acetyltransferase family protein: MAVEVVMPKLGMAMKEGTVSVWNKTVGDAVGKGEPIASVSSEKIEIDVESPAEGTVLQIAVPEGEGVPPGTVICYIGIPGEEIATGTKNQETEGKKVASVQLEQTEPKHQTRAARDRIKISPVARKMAEAGGLDIENIQGTGPGGRITKEDVQEVLKQARPTKVEQVKEPESASVKTVAETQQIPVTGIRKVIAERMYDSLQKSAQLTINMKVDVTKVITLQKETAELVQNHYDNKLTITDFIARAVVLSLQQHLQMNSAYIDDKIHVYKQVHIGMAVALERGLVVPVIKEADKLTLIDLSKSIKTLATKARKGQLSHEEMQGSTFTISNLGAYGVDHFTPVLNPPEAGILGVGAVYDTPVFVGENIERRSILPLSLTFDHRVLDGAPAAAFLQNVKKFLEDPITMLF; this comes from the coding sequence ATGGCGGTAGAAGTCGTAATGCCCAAACTGGGAATGGCTATGAAAGAAGGGACTGTTTCCGTATGGAACAAAACAGTTGGTGATGCGGTCGGAAAAGGTGAGCCGATTGCCAGTGTAAGCTCCGAAAAAATTGAAATTGATGTTGAGTCTCCAGCAGAAGGAACCGTATTGCAAATTGCGGTTCCGGAAGGCGAAGGAGTTCCGCCCGGTACAGTCATTTGTTATATCGGAATTCCTGGAGAGGAAATAGCCACGGGCACGAAAAATCAAGAAACAGAAGGAAAAAAAGTTGCTTCTGTGCAGTTGGAACAAACCGAGCCTAAACATCAGACGAGAGCAGCTCGCGATCGTATAAAAATTTCCCCTGTTGCTAGAAAAATGGCTGAGGCTGGAGGATTAGATATTGAAAATATTCAAGGAACCGGGCCAGGTGGAAGAATTACGAAGGAAGATGTACAAGAAGTTTTAAAGCAAGCTCGTCCGACAAAAGTAGAACAGGTTAAAGAGCCTGAATCTGCTTCTGTAAAAACTGTAGCAGAGACTCAACAAATCCCTGTTACCGGAATTCGAAAGGTCATTGCAGAAAGAATGTACGATAGCCTTCAAAAATCAGCCCAACTTACGATAAACATGAAAGTGGATGTAACGAAGGTAATTACCTTACAGAAGGAAACAGCAGAACTGGTTCAAAATCATTATGACAATAAGCTAACTATAACGGATTTTATTGCTAGAGCAGTTGTGCTTTCACTTCAGCAACATCTGCAAATGAATAGCGCTTATATAGATGACAAAATTCATGTATACAAACAGGTTCATATTGGTATGGCCGTTGCGCTTGAAAGAGGATTAGTGGTACCTGTGATTAAAGAAGCAGACAAATTAACGCTTATTGATTTATCAAAAAGCATTAAAACACTCGCAACAAAAGCTAGAAAAGGCCAGCTTAGTCATGAAGAGATGCAGGGTTCCACGTTTACGATAAGTAATCTAGGCGCATATGGTGTGGATCATTTCACCCCTGTGTTAAATCCACCTGAAGCTGGAATTCTCGGGGTAGGTGCTGTCTATGATACCCCAGTATTTGTTGGTGAGAACATTGAGAGAAGAAGTATTTTACCCCTCAGTTTGACGTTTGATCACCGAGTTCTTGATGGGGCTCCTGCTGCTGCATTTTTACAAAACGTGAAAAAGTTTTTAGAAGACCCAATTACGATGCTTTTTTAG
- the lpdA gene encoding dihydrolipoyl dehydrogenase — MTTIMIIGGGPAGYVAAITAAQQGHQVYLIDQGPLGGTCLNEGCMPTKSLLESADVYSQVQHAGEFGIQLLADGIEIDWKRIQHRKNQVVSTLVHGIQYLMRKNKVKVINGKASFITNNTVSVKGEGTEQQISSDKIIIATGSEPVALPFAPFDDEWILHSSHAMSLQEIPASMVIIGGGVIGCEFASVYSRFGTNVTIIEMSCQLLPGEDEDVAAVLHKKLEDDGVIIHTSTAVKDLQKDKRMVLFENDEGIQKLSADLVLVSIGRKPRVQNLGLENIGLEFSHQGIFVNERMETNIPNIYACGDVIGGVQLAHIAFHEGTVAALQASGEEAQVNYRAVPRCIYTSPEIASVGLTEKQARDQYGDIRIGEFPFAANGKALITGKQQGKVKVLVEPDFGEVIGVSIVGVHATELIGQATVMLHAELTTDSLENFIAAHPTLSETIHEALLSAIGHAVHV, encoded by the coding sequence TTGACGACGATCATGATTATTGGAGGTGGACCTGCTGGTTATGTGGCTGCTATTACAGCAGCCCAGCAGGGACATCAAGTATATCTTATTGACCAAGGTCCATTAGGAGGAACTTGTTTAAATGAAGGGTGTATGCCGACGAAATCCCTCCTGGAAAGCGCGGATGTGTATAGTCAAGTCCAGCACGCTGGTGAATTTGGTATACAACTTTTAGCTGACGGAATTGAGATTGATTGGAAGAGGATCCAGCATCGGAAAAATCAAGTAGTTTCCACACTTGTACATGGAATTCAATATTTAATGAGAAAAAACAAGGTGAAAGTTATTAATGGAAAAGCTTCATTTATAACAAACAATACGGTTAGTGTAAAAGGTGAGGGGACAGAGCAACAAATTTCTTCTGACAAAATCATCATTGCAACAGGATCGGAACCTGTTGCGTTGCCTTTTGCTCCTTTTGATGATGAATGGATTCTACACAGCAGTCACGCCATGTCGCTTCAAGAAATCCCTGCTTCAATGGTGATTATTGGTGGAGGAGTGATAGGCTGTGAGTTTGCTAGTGTGTATAGTAGATTTGGGACGAACGTTACCATAATCGAGATGTCTTGCCAGCTATTGCCAGGAGAGGATGAAGATGTGGCTGCCGTCTTACATAAAAAGCTCGAAGACGATGGGGTCATAATCCACACATCAACAGCCGTAAAGGACTTACAAAAGGACAAAAGGATGGTTCTTTTTGAAAATGACGAAGGGATCCAAAAGCTTTCGGCGGATCTTGTGCTTGTATCGATCGGTCGAAAGCCAAGAGTGCAAAACCTTGGCTTAGAAAATATCGGGCTAGAGTTTTCCCATCAAGGGATTTTTGTAAATGAGCGAATGGAAACCAATATTCCGAACATCTATGCTTGTGGTGACGTCATTGGCGGGGTGCAGTTGGCACATATCGCTTTTCACGAAGGAACAGTGGCAGCCTTACAAGCAAGCGGGGAGGAAGCTCAAGTAAATTATCGGGCCGTCCCTCGCTGTATTTACACATCACCAGAAATCGCCAGTGTTGGGTTAACAGAAAAGCAAGCGAGAGATCAATACGGCGATATCCGGATTGGAGAGTTTCCTTTTGCAGCAAACGGAAAAGCATTAATTACGGGGAAGCAGCAAGGAAAAGTAAAAGTGTTAGTTGAACCAGATTTCGGTGAAGTCATTGGAGTGTCCATTGTTGGAGTTCATGCCACTGAACTTATTGGCCAAGCGACGGTTATGCTGCATGCAGAACTTACAACAGATTCTCTTGAGAACTTCATAGCTGCTCATCCAACACTATCAGAGACTATCCATGAAGCTTTGCTAAGTGCCATAGGTCATGCTGTACATGTATAA
- a CDS encoding 2,3-butanediol dehydrogenase, translated as MRAALWYNRKDIRVESIPEPVVEKDQVKIKVEYCGICGSDLHEYLAGPIFIPVEEPHPLSEDQAPIVMGHEYAGEVVEVGNEVSRFKIGDRVCIEPIYNCGTCASCLKGHYNVCEQLGFIGLSGGLGGFSEYSVVPDKMVHKIPDHMSWEQAALVEPTAVAVHAVRQSEMRIGDSVAVIGTGPIGLLVIQAAKAAGASQIIAVEVSPERREIALQVGAHMAINPMEVDAVDEIKSYTNGLGVDVAFEVAGIDATINTAIQATKAEGNVVNISIWEKPATIPVNNFILTERKMTSIIAYRNIFPQVIQLIANRQIQAERLITKKISLNQIVDEGFDALTRSKNQIKILVDPSQ; from the coding sequence ATGAGAGCTGCTCTCTGGTATAACAGAAAAGATATACGTGTGGAAAGTATTCCTGAACCTGTTGTTGAAAAAGATCAGGTGAAAATAAAAGTAGAGTATTGTGGAATTTGTGGGTCGGATTTACACGAATATCTAGCTGGGCCAATTTTTATACCCGTTGAAGAGCCGCACCCCCTATCAGAGGATCAAGCACCGATTGTGATGGGACATGAGTATGCTGGTGAAGTAGTTGAAGTAGGTAATGAAGTAAGCAGATTCAAGATAGGGGACCGTGTATGTATTGAACCGATTTATAACTGTGGAACGTGCGCTTCATGTCTAAAGGGACATTATAACGTATGTGAACAGCTCGGGTTCATAGGTCTTTCTGGTGGGCTTGGAGGTTTTTCGGAATATAGTGTCGTCCCAGATAAAATGGTTCATAAAATTCCTGACCATATGTCATGGGAACAGGCTGCACTTGTCGAGCCGACAGCTGTAGCTGTACATGCGGTTCGACAAAGTGAAATGAGAATAGGGGACTCTGTCGCAGTTATCGGTACAGGACCAATCGGTTTATTAGTTATTCAAGCAGCGAAAGCAGCAGGAGCAAGTCAGATTATTGCGGTTGAGGTTTCTCCTGAACGTCGTGAAATAGCGTTACAAGTAGGGGCTCATATGGCCATCAATCCAATGGAAGTGGATGCAGTGGATGAAATAAAAAGCTATACCAATGGCTTAGGGGTGGATGTTGCCTTTGAGGTGGCTGGAATTGATGCAACAATTAACACAGCTATCCAAGCGACGAAAGCCGAAGGGAATGTAGTAAACATTAGCATTTGGGAAAAACCAGCTACTATTCCGGTGAATAACTTTATTTTAACTGAGAGAAAGATGACAAGTATTATTGCATATCGTAATATTTTCCCTCAAGTTATTCAATTGATTGCGAATAGGCAAATTCAAGCTGAAAGACTAATTACGAAAAAAATCTCCCTTAATCAAATAGTCGATGAAGGATTTGATGCATTAACAAGGAGTAAGAACCAGATTAAGATTTTAGTAGACCCTTCACAATAA
- a CDS encoding sigma-54-dependent Fis family transcriptional regulator, producing MDTTFYFDTWKRFVKEGVLDSARLNKRILESWYRCKTEKVNPYLNKAHYVLTHEELGAKKEEHALLIELATPFLKKMDQPIKESGMMALLVDPDGYVLSLSGNERTLTNAKKINFVEGVRWTETEVGTNAIGTALQTKEPVIIHGPEHYSVASHRWSCSATPIVKEDGRLLGVIDVSCPVESSHPFMIGMVTSISYAIEKEITSRSYKQEVALIQQALILAETHKNHLFIVCNHNNLILSASKPIRERFPQVIGMNLHELLHNKYKIDLEMPSLLKEDYSRNGRCFFLSEIVKEQNRLFFPHSENTFLFKGETGVSRVFQNTLQKIKIVAPSDTSVFITGETGTGKELIARAIHDNSLRENGPFISLNCGAIPKDLMESELFGYAEGAFTGARRQGYKGKFEQANKGTLFLDEIGEIPQTMQVALLRVLQERKVTPIGSMKEVPLDVRVITATHRDLSELVRNGEFREDLYYRLHVFPIEAPALRDRKEDIPHLVSYICQKNDWSIGHSESVIDKLIEYDWPGNIRELTNILERLHIMLPEWHGSIQALYKEILPTKQLPSGSKDEIESTENQLKPREKIQRDLMLDALKKTKGNVTAAAKLLDIPRSTFYKRLQRFSL from the coding sequence ATGGATACTACCTTTTATTTTGATACTTGGAAGCGTTTTGTAAAGGAAGGTGTGCTCGATTCAGCTCGATTAAATAAAAGAATCCTAGAGTCGTGGTACAGGTGTAAGACAGAAAAGGTGAACCCTTATCTAAATAAAGCGCACTATGTACTCACCCATGAGGAATTAGGTGCAAAAAAGGAGGAACATGCTCTTCTTATCGAATTGGCTACCCCTTTTTTAAAGAAAATGGATCAACCGATAAAAGAATCGGGCATGATGGCCTTATTGGTTGACCCTGATGGATATGTCCTTTCCTTGTCTGGAAATGAAAGAACGTTAACGAATGCGAAAAAAATAAATTTTGTTGAAGGTGTGCGGTGGACGGAGACGGAGGTAGGTACTAACGCAATTGGGACAGCGTTACAAACAAAAGAACCAGTAATCATTCATGGGCCAGAGCATTATTCGGTTGCTTCTCATCGGTGGAGCTGTTCGGCCACTCCAATCGTTAAAGAAGATGGGAGATTGTTAGGAGTGATCGATGTTTCTTGCCCAGTCGAGTCTTCCCATCCTTTTATGATTGGAATGGTAACATCTATTTCTTATGCGATTGAAAAAGAAATCACTAGTAGGTCTTATAAACAAGAAGTAGCCCTTATCCAACAAGCGCTGATTCTAGCAGAAACACATAAAAATCACCTCTTCATAGTCTGTAATCATAACAACCTAATTCTATCTGCAAGTAAACCCATCCGAGAAAGATTTCCCCAAGTAATTGGTATGAACCTTCATGAGTTACTACATAACAAGTATAAGATTGATTTGGAAATGCCTTCTTTATTAAAGGAGGACTACAGTAGAAATGGAAGATGCTTCTTTTTATCAGAAATCGTTAAAGAACAGAACCGACTATTTTTTCCTCATTCAGAAAATACGTTTCTATTTAAAGGGGAAACAGGAGTCAGTCGTGTTTTTCAAAACACGCTACAAAAGATAAAAATCGTTGCTCCATCTGATACCTCTGTTTTTATTACAGGAGAAACAGGGACAGGAAAAGAACTGATTGCTAGAGCTATTCATGACAATAGTCTTCGTGAAAATGGACCGTTTATTTCCTTGAATTGTGGGGCCATACCAAAAGATTTGATGGAAAGCGAGTTATTCGGTTATGCAGAAGGGGCTTTTACTGGTGCGAGACGACAGGGGTATAAAGGGAAGTTTGAACAGGCAAATAAAGGGACCCTTTTCTTAGATGAAATTGGAGAGATTCCACAAACGATGCAAGTTGCACTATTAAGAGTGCTCCAGGAGAGAAAGGTAACTCCGATTGGAAGCATGAAGGAAGTACCTCTAGATGTACGTGTCATTACTGCGACCCACCGTGATTTGTCAGAGCTAGTAAGGAATGGGGAATTCAGAGAAGACCTTTATTATCGATTGCATGTGTTTCCAATTGAAGCACCTGCTTTACGAGATAGAAAAGAGGATATCCCTCATCTTGTTAGTTATATTTGTCAAAAAAACGACTGGAGCATCGGTCATTCGGAGAGTGTGATAGATAAATTAATAGAGTATGATTGGCCAGGAAATATAAGAGAACTAACCAATATTCTGGAGAGATTGCATATTATGCTTCCGGAATGGCATGGATCGATTCAAGCTCTGTACAAGGAGATTCTGCCTACTAAGCAATTGCCAAGTGGGTCTAAGGATGAAATAGAATCTACCGAAAACCAGTTAAAACCACGTGAAAAAATTCAACGAGATCTCATGCTTGATGCATTGAAAAAAACAAAGGGCAATGTCACAGCAGCAGCAAAATTGCTTGATATCCCAAGAAGTACATTTTATAAGAGATTGCAGAGGTTTAGTTTGTGA
- a CDS encoding LacI family DNA-binding transcriptional regulator gives MPSIKDVADLAGVGVGTVSRVINKNPTVKPETREKVNAAIKKLNYIPNEVARNFKMQKSTMVALLLPSIWHPFFSEFAYYIEDALDKEGYKLMLCNSGGRPDKEIYYLDMLNQNKVAGIIGITYNEIEDSVSTDIPIISLDRHFGKKITCVTSDNYTGGRMAVKELVKAGATKVAYLGITSSVYSEVLLRKKGFLDEAVAQGIEYVTYEEHDGVYDDDTFFDDFFSKKEHQDVNGIFANTDLLAAKYIDKAKQKGILTPENVKVIGYDGIQDNKLFRPFLSTIRQPVEEMARMSVELLLRKIEGETLDQNIYRIPVMYREGETT, from the coding sequence GTGCCAAGTATAAAAGATGTTGCAGACTTAGCAGGAGTTGGGGTTGGCACTGTTTCACGTGTCATAAATAAGAATCCCACTGTAAAGCCTGAAACAAGGGAAAAAGTGAATGCAGCTATTAAAAAATTAAATTACATACCAAATGAAGTAGCGCGAAATTTTAAGATGCAAAAATCAACGATGGTGGCGTTATTGCTTCCAAGTATATGGCATCCGTTTTTTTCAGAGTTCGCTTATTACATTGAAGATGCACTTGACAAAGAAGGATATAAGTTAATGCTTTGTAATAGCGGGGGGAGACCAGATAAAGAAATCTACTATCTTGATATGCTTAATCAAAACAAAGTAGCAGGCATTATCGGGATCACTTACAATGAGATTGAAGATAGTGTGAGTACGGATATTCCTATTATCAGCTTGGACCGACATTTCGGGAAAAAGATTACATGTGTCACTTCAGATAACTATACCGGTGGTCGAATGGCCGTAAAGGAGCTTGTAAAGGCGGGAGCAACCAAGGTTGCCTATCTCGGGATTACTAGTTCTGTATATAGTGAGGTTTTGCTTCGCAAGAAAGGATTCTTGGACGAAGCGGTGGCACAAGGAATCGAATACGTAACTTACGAAGAGCACGATGGTGTGTATGATGACGATACCTTCTTTGATGATTTCTTTAGCAAAAAAGAACACCAAGATGTAAATGGTATTTTTGCAAATACGGATCTGCTCGCAGCTAAGTATATTGATAAAGCAAAACAAAAGGGGATTCTTACTCCTGAGAATGTAAAAGTGATCGGTTATGACGGCATACAAGATAATAAGCTTTTTCGTCCATTTTTATCAACGATACGGCAACCAGTCGAAGAAATGGCAAGGATGTCTGTGGAGCTCCTGTTAAGAAAGATTGAAGGAGAAACGCTAGACCAAAATATTTATCGAATTCCGGTTATGTATAGAGAAGGAGAAACAACGTAA
- a CDS encoding ABC transporter permease — protein sequence MEIARKADPVINSTTTAKKGLKLKKIFSNYQLYLFLLPALIYFIVFHYVPMYGVLIAFKDFVATKGIMGSPWVGFKHFERFFDSYQFWSLIKNTLGLSVTQLVVGFPLPIFLALMLNQMRSEKSKRFVQTVVYAPHFISVVVLAGMIYVFFSNNGLINNMILMFGGDPISFMAKPEWFKPLYIASGVWQETGWAAIIYLAALAGVSPELHEAAIMDGANKWQRIFHVDIPAIMPTAVILLILSVGSIMNIGFEKAYLLQTPMNQPSAEIIPTYVYKMGLQQAQYSFAAAVGLFNAVINLILLVAVNKFAKRLSGTGLW from the coding sequence ATGGAAATAGCTAGAAAGGCAGATCCAGTAATCAACTCAACTACCACAGCTAAAAAAGGATTGAAGCTTAAAAAGATCTTTTCAAATTATCAGCTTTATTTATTTCTTTTACCCGCATTAATCTATTTTATTGTTTTTCATTATGTACCTATGTATGGAGTGTTGATTGCATTTAAAGATTTTGTTGCTACAAAAGGGATTATGGGAAGTCCTTGGGTTGGATTTAAACATTTTGAGAGGTTTTTTGATTCCTACCAATTTTGGTCGTTGATTAAAAATACTCTCGGACTTAGTGTTACGCAACTAGTCGTTGGTTTTCCTCTTCCGATTTTCCTCGCTCTTATGCTAAACCAAATGAGAAGTGAGAAATCGAAAAGGTTTGTTCAAACAGTCGTTTATGCACCGCACTTTATTTCCGTTGTTGTTTTAGCCGGTATGATTTATGTGTTCTTTTCCAATAACGGATTGATCAATAATATGATCCTAATGTTTGGTGGAGATCCTATCTCATTCATGGCAAAACCTGAATGGTTTAAACCATTATATATTGCATCTGGAGTATGGCAGGAGACAGGCTGGGCTGCCATCATCTATCTAGCAGCTCTAGCAGGGGTTAGTCCTGAGTTACATGAAGCAGCGATTATGGATGGTGCAAATAAGTGGCAGCGAATCTTTCATGTCGATATACCAGCTATCATGCCAACTGCAGTTATTTTATTAATCTTGTCAGTTGGAAGCATTATGAACATTGGTTTTGAAAAGGCTTACTTATTGCAGACACCGATGAATCAGCCGTCGGCAGAAATCATTCCTACCTATGTATACAAAATGGGTTTACAGCAAGCTCAATATAGCTTCGCTGCCGCGGTTGGATTGTTTAATGCAGTGATTAACTTGATTTTACTAGTGGCTGTAAACAAGTTCGCAAAGAGATTATCAGGAACAGGATTATGGTAG
- a CDS encoding carbohydrate ABC transporter permease, with protein MSLLTLKNKKVTRRSKEDRVFDAINVFLVALIVILVIYPLYFIVIASFSDPNMIYEGRVWLLPKEITFEGYERIFRDSKIWLGYKNSLIYTVVGTIVNVSFTLMAAYALSRKDLYGRNVIMFLFLMTMFFSGGLIPTYLVVKNLGLLNTMWALILPKAVAVWNVIVAKTYFESSIPNELLEAAKMDGCSDAKFFWKIVLPLSKPIVAVMVLFYAVGHWNSYFDALIYLNNENLYPLQLILRNILIQNEASTMMISDLESLAAKQRVSELIKYGVIIVASVPLLIVYPFVQKYFVKGVMIGGIKG; from the coding sequence ATGAGTTTACTAACATTAAAGAATAAGAAGGTTACTAGAAGATCGAAGGAAGATCGAGTGTTTGATGCAATCAACGTGTTTCTAGTTGCGCTCATTGTGATATTGGTTATTTATCCTTTGTACTTTATCGTTATTGCTTCCTTTAGTGACCCTAATATGATTTACGAAGGTAGGGTATGGTTGCTGCCAAAGGAAATCACTTTTGAAGGATACGAACGAATTTTCAGAGATAGTAAGATCTGGTTGGGATATAAAAACTCTCTCATCTATACAGTTGTTGGTACGATCGTAAATGTATCATTTACATTAATGGCTGCTTACGCCTTATCAAGAAAGGATTTATATGGAAGAAATGTCATCATGTTCTTGTTCCTAATGACGATGTTTTTCTCGGGTGGATTAATTCCAACTTATTTAGTTGTTAAAAATTTAGGCCTATTGAATACCATGTGGGCACTCATTTTACCTAAGGCAGTAGCTGTGTGGAATGTGATTGTGGCAAAAACATACTTTGAGAGCTCCATACCTAATGAGCTTTTAGAGGCTGCCAAAATGGATGGATGCTCCGATGCGAAGTTTTTCTGGAAGATCGTTTTGCCATTGTCCAAACCGATTGTGGCGGTCATGGTGTTATTCTATGCGGTAGGACACTGGAACTCTTACTTTGATGCACTCATCTACTTGAATAATGAAAACTTATATCCGCTGCAGCTTATTTTACGAAATATATTAATTCAAAATGAGGCGTCCACCATGATGATAAGCGACCTAGAGTCATTAGCTGCAAAGCAAAGAGTTTCTGAGTTAATCAAGTATGGTGTCATAATTGTTGCATCTGTTCCGTTATTAATCGTCTATCCTTTTGTTCAAAAGTATTTTGTAAAGGGTGTAATGATTGGCGGAATTAAAGGTTAA